In Setaria italica strain Yugu1 chromosome I, Setaria_italica_v2.0, whole genome shotgun sequence, the genomic window GCAACAATGGAAAGGGCAATGAGAAACAGGCTGCTTTGGCGAGTCACGAGCATGGACACGCTCCTTCATATCCCATTGATGCTTCATGGTACATGGATACGGGAGCTACCAATCACCTGACGAGTGAGATGGGCAAGCTCTCTACTCAGGAGCCATATCATGGTCATGATCAGGTTCGCACTACCAATGGCGCAGGTATGCGCATCTCATATATTGGTCAGGCTTCCCTTCTTACTCATAATTCACAAAAGTTGCATCTCCTCAATGTCCTTCGAGTTCCTTCAGTTGCACGTAGTTTGTTGTCAGTTCCTCAACTTACTCGTGACAATAATATCTTTGCTGAATTTCATcgtttccatttttttattaAGGACCGGGACACGAGGGACGTACTCCTTAGAGGTCGACTGTGCCATGGTCTTTATGTGCTTGATGAGCCGCCTGTCTCTCGAGCTTTCAGCGGTGTTCGTGTGTCGTCCTCTCATTGGCACgcgcgtcttggtcatcctgctATCCCCATAGTTCGTCATGTTCTTCACCGCCATGAGCTTCCAGTTGTGTCTAATAAAAATGCTGAAACAGTTTGTGATGCCTGTCAGCAGGGAAAGAGTCACCAACTTGCTTTTTCTGGGTCAAGTCGTGTAGTCCAAACTCCACTTGAGCTTGTATTTTCTGATATCTGGGGTCCTGCCCAATCATCTGTTAGTGGCCATAATTACTATGTCAGTTTTATTGATGCTTATAGTCGATTTACTTGGCTTTATCTTATCAAGCGCAAATCTGATGTGTTCGATGTATTTATTCAATTTCAAGCGCATGTTGAGAGTCTCCTTCAGCATAAGATTATTCATGTTCAATCTGATTGGGGGGGGGGTTGAGTACCACAACCTCAATACCTGTTTTAATAAGCTTGGGATCTCACACCGTGTGTCTTGTCCTCATACACATCAGCAGAATGGCGCAGCTGAATGTAAGCATCGCCACCTTGTAGAAACTGGCTTAACTCTACTAGCTCATGCCTCCGTTCCTTTTCGGTTTTGGAGTGATGCTTTTTCCACAGCATGTTTCCTCATTAATAGGCTTCCTACATGGCTCCTCAACATGAAAACACCACTTGAACTCTTGCTCAACGAAATTCCAGATTATACATTTTTCAAAGTTTTTGGATGTGCGTGTTGGCCTCACCTTTGTCCATATAATAAATGTAAGCTAGAGTTTCGGTCTAAGAAGTGCGTCTTCCTTGGGTATAGTTCTCTCCATAAAGGGTACAAATGCCTTCATGTTCCATCTAACCATGTCTACATTTCCCGTGATGTTGTGTTTGATGAGAATGTGTTCCCCTTTTCTGCACTCCTGACCACTACCACTACTCCCACACCACCTGTGCATTCTCTTTTACCTTCGCCTGATCAATTTGTAGATGTTGCGTATACCCCTGCTTTGCTACCTAATCATTCCACAAGTACTGGCAGAGGAGCGCGTCTTCAGCTCCTGGATGATCAGGTGCCTCCTATCGCCCAGGCACCGGATGTCGATCACGTGCCGAACGATGATCGGGTGCATGCGCCATGCATTTCTGGCCGCGTTGCTGCCCTGGACTGTGTCGCCTCCCCGGGTGGGCCTTTGTCGCTTGGCCCAGCACCTGAGCTGGCCTCCTCCGCTGACGACCAGCATGGGCCTTCGTCACTGGGCCCTGCCTTGCGAGCGACGCCAGCGTCTGCACCTCGTTTCGCGCCTGCCTCTCCATCGGGAGTGACGCCTGCTTCCGTGTCGCGTGACGCGTCTGTACCTCCATCGCATGTGGCCTCCTCTGCGCCCAGCGATGGCCCTGCGTCGCCACCGACGCCTGCTGCAACTTTGTTGTCGCCACCCCCTGCACCCGCTGTTCTGCGTCCTCGTACACGCAACCAGAACGGCATCTTTCGCCCGCGAGAACACACCGATGGCACGGTTGCATGGATTGCGGCATGCACGGCACAAGCTGAGGCTGATCCCACTGCTGAACCTCGGCATTTTCAGGCTACTCTTGGCATTCCACACTGGCGTTGTGCAATGGAGCAGGAGTTTCATGCACTTTTGAAGAATGATACTTGGCAGCTGGTTCCTCTTGTCTCTGGCGTTAACATTATTGATTCTAGGTGGGTGTTCAAGGTCAAGAAACATGCTGATGGCTCTATTGAACGCTATAAGGCACGCTTAGTGGCCAAAGGATTCAAACGGAGGTATGGTCTTGATTATGAGGATACTTTCAGCCCGGTTGTCAAGCCTACTACCATTCGTCTGCTGCTCTCATCGGCTGTTACAAGAGGGTGGTCTCTACGCCAGCTGGATGTTCAGAATGCTTTTCTCCATGGAGTCTTGGAGGAAGAGGTATATATATGCGTCAGCCTCCGGGATTTGTTGATCCTGCTCATCCTCATCATTTGTGTCGTCTTGTTAAGGCTCTCTATGGCCTGAAGCAGgctcctcatgcatggcatgcaCGCCTTAGTTCCGTTCTTCGGGCTTATGGATTTGTTCCATCCACTTCTGAGATATATATGAGATAACCACACCCGTATTAGGGTGTTGGGCAGTTCCCAAACTCCTGTGTTTAACATGTATAATGGACAGTCTTTCTGTAGTGCATCCCAAAGCTTGGACCAATTATCCTAGGTTTCCCAACAAGGTCTCTGCCGAATGTACCTCGGATCTGGAGCGAGCCTCACTGGCCTCGCCTCGCTCCGGCGACCTTCCGCCGTCGCGCGCAGCACGATCCCCACTGCCTCTGCCTGGCGTTGGAGGATGACTGGGGAGTGAGTAATCTTGAACGCGAGGGGCCTAGAATCAGCAGCGATGCGTCCTCTTCCTACAGCTTAGTAGGGAGGATAAACCCCCCGGAATCCCTTTGCTGCTGCTCTGCGCACGGCTGAGCACTGCCGGGAAATGGAAAATCAACATCAACTAATCGGAAACGCTGCACTGCACAGATTCTGACCAGGGAGAAGCGAATCCAACCCCTCGGCGCTCTCcgttgccgccgctgctgcccccATTGCCTCGCGCTTTGTTGCTGGAGCGCCGCccaggaaggggaagaagagtAGAAGACTGCAAGAGGAACGCGGCGCGCGGAGACGAGTGTAATTCGAAGCAAGCACAGGGTCCGTTTTGGAAGAATTGTACCCGGTTGGACTGGGCCTAGAAAAGCCCAGCAACTCGGCTCGGAAAGTCCGATCCAACAGCCCATGTGCTCTAAAAGAGTAATAGCGGCCCGAATAGGAGGAAATGTTCTTCTCCAGATTCCGTATTACAAAAGCTACAGGATAACAATGAGAATATCTATTCGctcaagaaggaaaaaaaaaacaatgagaATATTTCTTGAACACGATGGGGAGGCTGGGAGCAGAGACCAAGCTTACTCCATGGACCAGTGCCCATGTGTAGTCAAGCACAGCAAGTGACCTGTCCTTTTACACCAAGTGACCACACTGCAACTAACAGATGCATAAGGCCCAAATAAGCCACGTTTTGTTTCTCCAACCTGTCTGTGCTTGAACAAATTTCAGGGTTTCTTTTGCTGTCCAAGAATTTACAGACTGCAACTGCACTATCAGCGGCGAGGTGCTCTCCAATTCTTATGGAAgtaccctttttttttcccaagaATCAGTAGTCCAAGGCTCCAAGCAAGTTCACTCTACTACATCTCAAAAAAAGCAAGTTCACTCTGCTCAATGCAAACTTGTGGCAAATTGCCATCGCCGTAAAAGGCCGAAGCAATCTCCTTGGCAATTACATCCACAGAGTATCGCATCTTGTTCACTTCAGCTCAGTTCATGTGAGACAAGCTGAAACAAGTCACAAAACAGTAGCGAGAATAAACGTGCAGATCATGCTACacacccaagaggaatccagcaAGTTGGAACTCAGTTTGCATTGACCTAACGACCACATAACTGACGCAAACCAAACTCTACTCTCTTTTTCAAACTTACCACTGGTCCAGCACCCAGTTACACACCATGAACGAAGCTGCGCGGCCGGTGATGTTCGAGGTGGGTGGCGACTGCACGCGGCGGTTTCCTGGTTGTCATCGAGTGGTATGAAAGCAACGGACACGCCAAGACTGTCCTGTTCTTGTTTGCCATATGGTCCTGACATTGCCTGTAAACATCAGTGGTTCCAGTAATTGGAGAATACTCAAAACAAAGCTAAAACCAGTGGGAACATTATGGACCTTACCTCTGCTACTTCATCTTGCCAGTGCTAGCCACAAGTAACCGAGTTCAGTCAAGAAGAGCACGTCTCTCCATGGTCCATCACCTCATCGTTTTCTCTGTCATGTGCACAACAGAATACATGTGATTGTTATTGTTTAAGGTCGGTGCTTTCTGGAAACTCACCTGCAAATTGCAGCATATAAATCTGTCACAGTTCCACGAGGAAACACCATGAAGCGAATACCACATCCTGTCATCCTCCAAAAATAGCGGCAGAGCTTAAGGGCCATGACTTTCATTGGCCTCGCTCTCGGTACGCTGCTGCTTCTTTCCATGGCCTCTCTCGCCTCCTCATGCAACGAGCAGGAGAAGGCCTCCCTCCTCCAGTTCCTCACGGGGCTCTCGCAGGACAATGGCCTCACAGCGTTGTGGAAGAATGACATTGATTGCTGCAAGTGGGAAGGCGTAAGCTGCAGCGGCGACGGAGCGGTGGTTGAGGTCTCCTTGGCTTCCAGAGGCCTTCAAGGCTGTATCTCACCATCCCTTGGTGACCTCTCTAACCTTCAGAGCCTCAACCTGTCGTGCAACTCCTTCACTGGCAGCCTTCCATCGGAGCTTCTGACCTCCAGTAGCATCGTCGTGCTCGATGTCAGCTTCAACCAACTCAGCAGGGTCCTGCAACCACAAGAGAGCAACTCTTCAGTGACTAATAACAGGCCACTGCAGGTATTGAACATCTCAAACAACTTGTTTACCGGAGAGTTTCCATCTGCAGTGTGGGAGAAAACAAGTAGTCTGGTTGTGCTCAATGCGAGCAACAACCAGTTCCGAGGATTGATACCTTCATCATTCTGCATCAGCTCATTGTCGTTTGCAGTGCTTGACCTTACCCACAACAAATTTAATGGCAGCATCCCGACCGGTCTAGGTAAATGCTCTGCACTTAGGCTACTTAAGGCAGGATACAACAGCCTCAGTGGGCCACTCCCTGATGAACTCTTCAATGCTTCCTCATTAGAGTACCTATCATTTCCCAACAATGGTTTACAAGGAGTGATTGATGGCGCACGCATAATAAACCTCAAAAATCTATGTCACCTTGATCTTGGCAATAACATGTTAATTGGCAAAATTCCAGACTCCATAGGTCAGCTCAAAAGACTACAGGAGCTCCGCTTATCCCGCAACAACATGTCTGGGGAGCTACCATCAGCTCTGAGCAATTGCACAGATCTTGTAACAGTTAACCTAAAGATGAATAAGTTCAGCGGAGAACTTAACAATTTCAACTTCTCGAACCTGATCAATCTTAAGATACTTGATCTTTTGGGAAACAACTTCACTGGCACAATTTCAGAAAGCATCTACTCTTGCAGCAATTTGACTGCACTGCGGCTATCTTCGAACAATCTGCATGGGCAACTTTCACCGAGAATAGGGGAGCTGAAGTCTCTTGCTTTCCTATCACTTAGTTTCAACAATTTTACAAATATTACAAACGCGCTTCGAATCCTCAAGAATTCTAGTACCCTGACTACCCTAATTATTGGGAATAATTTCAAGGGTGAGGCCATGCCAGAGGATGAGACAATTGCTGGTTTTCAGAATCTTCAGTTTCTTTCGATATCTAATTGCTCATTGTCTGGAAAAATACCTCTCTGGCTATCAAAGCTCAAGAAATTGCAGGTGCTGTTGTTGAGCACGAATCATCTCACCGGATCAATACCTGCCTGGATCAAAAACCTAGAGTCACTGACCACTCTAGACATATCAGATAACAGACTGACAGGGGGGATCCCAGCAGCCTTAATGGATATGAAAATGCTAAAATCTAACATGACTGCAACCCATGTCGATACAAGTTTATTTGAACTTCCTGTTTATATAGCTCCATCACTTCAATACCGGACACTCCCCGCTATCCCTAAAGGGCTCTTCCTAGGTAATAATAAATTAACTGGTACAATCCCCAAGGAGATAGGTCATTTGAAATCACTCGCGAAACTCAACCTCAGCTTCAACTGCTTATCAGGAGAGATTCCACAGCAGCTCTGCAGCCTGAAGAACCTGCAAGTGCTAGACTTGTCTAGCAACCATCTCACAGGTGAAATCCCATTGGCACTGAACAAACTGAGCTTCCTCGCAAAGTTCAATATTTCTAATAATGACTTGGAGGGGGTGATTCCAACTGGAGGTCAGTTCGATACATTTCCAAATTCAAGCTTTGAAGGGAACCCAAAGTTACGTGCTATTATGGTTAATCCGCTCTATGGCTCGGTTGAAGCATCTGCAGTCCCTAGTCTCTCCATGGAACAAGCAGATAGAAGGATCACCTTTGTGTTTGGTTTTTGTGCTTTCTTCGGTGTAGGGTTCCTTTATGATCAATTAGTCTTGTCAAAGTTTTATGGCTAGTCTCAGTTTAGCTATGAAATTGTGATTGTATTTTGTATATGCGGCTCCACCTCTGGTTGTGGCCACATCTATGATTATCGAGATTACCAGAGTTGCAAACCATATTATGTTCCTGATGACCTAGCATTGTGTCAACTGCTTCCAAGTCACAAGAAAGGAAACATCCACGCTCAAGATCAACCGGGTGAAAGAGAAATAAAGTAAATGCATCAGCCAATCAGGTAAACAAAGATGTTCTCTCCCATCATCACAACCATTAATTCTCCGGGTCAAGAAGACACTGGGCTATATTAACATAATTGCTGCCCAAAATCCTAACCCTTTGTGCATTTGTCAACGAGTTACAGCAGCACGTCTGCACGTGATATGATATGACCAAGCCACCGGATTACACGTTCACACGAAATGGTGAACCCAGATGGTGAGGAAGAGGAATGGAGGTCATAGTTGTGTGTAAATTTTCTTCTGTGTTGATGCCGTGGAAAATCGCCGTGTTTTGAGTCCCAGATCTTCTTGTTTCGTCATTCCTGAATCATGCAACTGGATGGTGGATTGGCCTTGCTGAAATATATAGAGAACAGACGGTGCCTGCCAAAGGAATCCACAAATGTCAAAAGTGACTTGCCAACTCTCACAACTTAACTACTACTTTAGTTACTCTTACTCCAAAAATGCAACATAGGTGTACACACACCTGGTTTATTGAGCCTGAAGAAAAGCCATGGTGGTGGTGAATTTTGACCCAAGAGTTTCATTGACAGGCATGGACATGGTCGATGGAGGCGGCTTGTATCTTGGTGACATGTGGAATAGATTGGGAACTATGCCACGATGAGTGCTGAGCGCAGGTGTTGAGAACTCTCATGTAGAAGTTTTTGACATAATACTTTGATGGGTTGCAGCAGACTGCAATGATCCAGAAAAGCTGGTTGAGTCGTGTGCAACCTGCCTTGTAACAGTATACAGTAAGTGAAATAACGTGGAAGGAAATTAGCATACCAGGTCAAGAAGATAGCGTCGCCAAATTGTCCTGGCTCACCAATATCAGTCGCCATCGCCATTGCTGCAGGAAAGATACAATTTG contains:
- the LOC105914643 gene encoding receptor like protein 3; translated protein: MTFIGLALGTLLLLSMASLASSCNEQEKASLLQFLTGLSQDNGLTALWKNDIDCCKWEGVSCSGDGAVVEVSLASRGLQGCISPSLGDLSNLQSLNLSCNSFTGSLPSELLTSSSIVVLDVSFNQLSRVLQPQESNSSVTNNRPLQVLNISNNLFTGEFPSAVWEKTSSLVVLNASNNQFRGLIPSSFCISSLSFAVLDLTHNKFNGSIPTGLGKCSALRLLKAGYNSLSGPLPDELFNASSLEYLSFPNNGLQGVIDGARIINLKNLCHLDLGNNMLIGKIPDSIGQLKRLQELRLSRNNMSGELPSALSNCTDLVTVNLKMNKFSGELNNFNFSNLINLKILDLLGNNFTGTISESIYSCSNLTALRLSSNNLHGQLSPRIGELKSLAFLSLSFNNFTNITNALRILKNSSTLTTLIIGNNFKGEAMPEDETIAGFQNLQFLSISNCSLSGKIPLWLSKLKKLQVLLLSTNHLTGSIPAWIKNLESLTTLDISDNRLTGGIPAALMDMKMLKSNMTATHVDTSLFELPVYIAPSLQYRTLPAIPKGLFLGNNKLTGTIPKEIGHLKSLAKLNLSFNCLSGEIPQQLCSLKNLQVLDLSSNHLTGEIPLALNKLSFLAKFNISNNDLEGVIPTGGQFDTFPNSSFEGNPKLRAIMVNPLYGSVEASAVPSLSMEQADRRITFVFGFCAFFGVGFLYDQLVLSKFYG